A stretch of Microbulbifer sp. SAOS-129_SWC DNA encodes these proteins:
- a CDS encoding aldehyde dehydrogenase family protein, translating to MHNIEHIYIDGTFVTPQGQDVADLFAPSTGEKIGQVRLGNVADTHAAIAAAKRAFPAMSRTSKEERIAMLLSLRDAVSARTEDMAAAMTEEYGAPHYFTTFSVARTATAFEEMAKTVDTYPFRRTMGRAEVSMEPLGVVAAITPWNSNFGFICSKLATAIAAGSTIVIKPSEMSAIQTQVLTEALHSAGLPAGAFNIVNGYGHVVGAELSRHPDIAKVSFTGSTATGRAILTAAADTFKRVTLELGGKGPQLLLDDVDLDQAIPKIAMAGFNNSGQACVAGTRILVPESRYDEVASRLKTFVDTLKVGDSRTEEVQIGPMVSEKQWERVQSYIRLGIQEGASLLVGGEGRPEGLERGWFVQPTIFTGVSNDMRIAREEIFGPVLCLLSYRDEEEAVAIANDTDYGLQSYVYATDQERAKRVAGQLEAGRVVINGAPHEPLAPFGGFKHSGIGREFGTFGLDAFMEPRAVLS from the coding sequence TATCGAACATATCTATATCGATGGGACCTTCGTCACACCGCAAGGCCAGGACGTCGCCGATCTGTTCGCCCCGTCCACCGGGGAAAAAATCGGGCAGGTGAGGCTTGGCAATGTGGCCGACACTCACGCCGCTATCGCCGCCGCCAAGCGGGCATTCCCGGCGATGTCACGGACCAGCAAGGAAGAGCGAATCGCCATGCTGCTCAGCTTGCGCGACGCCGTATCCGCACGCACCGAGGATATGGCGGCGGCAATGACCGAGGAGTACGGCGCGCCCCACTACTTCACCACCTTCTCCGTAGCGCGTACGGCGACGGCATTCGAAGAGATGGCGAAGACCGTCGACACCTATCCTTTCCGCCGCACCATGGGGCGGGCCGAGGTCAGTATGGAGCCGCTCGGTGTGGTTGCGGCCATTACGCCGTGGAACAGCAATTTCGGTTTTATCTGCTCGAAGCTGGCCACGGCCATTGCGGCGGGATCGACGATCGTCATAAAGCCGTCGGAAATGAGTGCTATCCAGACGCAGGTCCTGACCGAGGCATTGCACAGCGCCGGTCTTCCTGCGGGAGCCTTCAATATTGTTAACGGCTACGGACATGTCGTCGGCGCCGAGCTGAGCCGCCATCCGGATATTGCCAAAGTCAGCTTCACCGGATCGACGGCAACCGGTCGCGCAATCCTCACCGCCGCCGCCGACACCTTCAAGCGTGTAACCCTGGAACTCGGCGGCAAGGGGCCGCAACTGTTGCTCGACGATGTTGATCTTGACCAGGCCATCCCGAAAATCGCCATGGCCGGCTTCAATAATAGCGGACAGGCCTGCGTCGCAGGCACCCGCATCCTGGTACCGGAAAGCCGGTACGACGAGGTGGCCTCCCGACTCAAGACATTTGTCGATACCCTAAAGGTTGGTGATTCGCGCACGGAGGAGGTGCAAATCGGGCCAATGGTCAGCGAAAAACAGTGGGAGCGGGTACAGTCCTATATTCGTCTCGGCATCCAGGAGGGCGCTTCACTACTGGTCGGTGGAGAGGGTCGCCCCGAGGGACTCGAGCGTGGTTGGTTTGTTCAGCCCACGATCTTTACCGGCGTCAGCAATGACATGCGTATCGCACGCGAGGAGATATTCGGGCCGGTACTGTGCCTGCTTTCATATCGCGATGAGGAAGAGGCTGTGGCCATCGCCAACGATACCGATTACGGTTTACAGTCGTACGTCTATGCCACAGATCAGGAGCGCGCGAAGCGTGTCGCCGGGCAGCTGGAAGCCGGCCGCGTTGTGATCAATGGTGCTCCCCATGAACCCCTGGCACCTTTCGGGGGGTTCAAGCACTCCGGTATCGGTCGTGAATTCGGCACATTTGGTCTCGATGCGTTCATGGAGCCCCGCGCAGTGTTGAGTTAA
- a CDS encoding glycosyltransferase family 39 protein gives MINQDSVPPGRNIVFQPGVDWWQKRLLITAVITVIMLVIFSGIDDTPLTNSTETRVAGIATQMYLDQDYVVPKLNGQPFLEKPPLYSWLTVVSYKIFGISYWSSRLPSALAAIGLLILLSVQMRARKYPIAVQLVSILTLVTMAEFWSYSRTASQDMVLAFGVALSLLSLYRYLDSDHYRYLVPSAVGIAIAAMAKGVFGISVIIMVVLPYFLLSNRDKDRGHWLKQFFALGVAFSCGLIPLAIWLWFLYAQAGWDAFYTVTWVNSVGRFLGQYQHGGHVEAWYYYLARVPVLFEPWLPIVFVGVWYLVKEGKLSGYRLLLICWLFAPIFLLSLSSSKREVYLLSIYPSACLLITDAVNRFYRIGERTLSMQHARLPRHALSFQLFLSTILLAGVFYLALFKWQAGLYTITVAAISALALFAAVFYRVKADVGRALAWSLASICLLFIVYGGVLDPNEGKARSYEAVFDNAVFSDANAEIGLYRPQERTSGAAVYYLRRVVKQLDTPEELAVFMRQYPDHVVISEDKELLKLPGDIQKISVSSDTMYVLTR, from the coding sequence ATGATTAACCAGGATTCAGTACCCCCCGGAAGAAACATTGTCTTCCAGCCGGGGGTTGATTGGTGGCAAAAGAGGTTGCTGATTACCGCGGTGATCACGGTAATCATGCTGGTCATTTTCTCCGGTATTGATGATACGCCATTAACAAATTCTACCGAGACCCGTGTGGCCGGTATTGCCACGCAGATGTACCTTGATCAGGATTATGTCGTTCCGAAGCTGAATGGGCAGCCCTTTCTTGAAAAGCCGCCGCTATATTCCTGGTTGACGGTGGTGTCATACAAGATTTTCGGTATTTCATATTGGTCTTCTCGTTTGCCTTCTGCACTGGCCGCTATTGGATTGCTCATTTTGCTCAGCGTACAGATGCGGGCGCGGAAATACCCGATTGCAGTGCAGCTGGTATCGATCCTGACTCTGGTGACTATGGCGGAATTCTGGTCCTATTCAAGAACCGCGAGCCAGGATATGGTCTTGGCTTTTGGCGTTGCGCTCTCTCTCCTGAGTTTATACCGATACCTCGATTCAGATCATTATCGGTATCTTGTCCCCAGCGCTGTGGGAATAGCAATTGCCGCTATGGCCAAAGGCGTTTTCGGGATCTCCGTCATTATCATGGTGGTCCTCCCTTATTTCTTGTTGAGCAATCGTGATAAGGATCGAGGTCACTGGCTTAAACAATTTTTTGCGCTGGGGGTTGCCTTTTCGTGCGGATTGATACCACTGGCCATTTGGTTGTGGTTTCTGTATGCGCAGGCAGGTTGGGATGCGTTTTATACGGTCACCTGGGTGAATAGTGTCGGTCGCTTTTTGGGGCAGTACCAGCACGGTGGGCATGTTGAAGCCTGGTACTATTACCTGGCACGAGTGCCCGTTCTGTTTGAACCGTGGCTGCCTATTGTATTTGTGGGTGTGTGGTATCTGGTCAAAGAGGGCAAGCTGAGCGGCTATCGCCTGCTGCTGATCTGCTGGCTTTTTGCTCCGATTTTCCTCTTGTCGCTATCCAGCTCTAAACGTGAGGTTTACCTACTCTCGATCTATCCTTCTGCCTGCCTGTTGATCACCGATGCGGTTAATCGCTTTTACCGCATTGGCGAAAGGACTTTGTCTATGCAGCATGCCAGGCTGCCCCGCCATGCGCTGTCCTTCCAGCTATTCCTGTCCACAATTCTATTGGCCGGAGTTTTCTATCTGGCATTATTCAAGTGGCAGGCGGGGTTGTATACGATTACCGTAGCCGCAATCAGCGCACTGGCATTATTCGCTGCGGTATTTTACCGCGTGAAAGCGGACGTTGGGCGTGCCTTAGCCTGGAGTCTGGCCAGTATCTGTCTGCTTTTTATCGTTTATGGTGGCGTGCTTGATCCAAACGAGGGAAAGGCCCGGTCTTATGAAGCGGTATTCGACAATGCGGTATTTTCCGACGCAAATGCAGAAATCGGACTTTACCGCCCTCAAGAGAGAACGTCTGGCGCTGCAGTCTACTATTTACGTCGTGTCGTTAAGCAGCTGGATACACCAGAGGAGCTTGCCGTTTTCATGCGGCAATACCCTGATCATGTGGTGATTTCGGAAGATAAGGAATTACTCAAGCTGCCGGGAGACATCCAGAAAATTTCAGTTTCCTCGGATACGATGTACGTGCTGACTCGGTAG